The following are encoded in a window of Sorex araneus isolate mSorAra2 chromosome 11, mSorAra2.pri, whole genome shotgun sequence genomic DNA:
- the LIPK gene encoding lipase member K, translating into MWQLLAVACCMLLLRPTYGYRKRGITTNPEANMNISQIISYWGYPCEEYDVVTKDGYILGIYRIPHGRGCTRNTAPKPIVYLQHGLIASASNWICNLPSESLAFILADAGYDVWMGNSRGNTWSRKHLKFSPKSPEFWAFSLDEMAKYDLPDTINFIIEKTGQERLYYVGHSQGTTIAFIAFSTNPELAKRIKIFFALAPVITAKYTQSPMKRLTTLSRKVLKMLFGDKMFYPHTFFDQFIATKVCNRKIFQRICSNFMFSLSGFDPKNLNMSRLDVYLSHSSAGTSVQNMLHWAQAVNTGRFQAFDWGNPDQNMKHFHQLTPPLYNVTKMNVPTAVWSGKQDRVADPKDVENLLPKISRLIYYKLIPHYNHLDFYLGQDAPQEIYQDLIRLMEECS; encoded by the exons agCCAAATTATTTCCTACTGGGGTTATCCTTGTGAAGAGTATGATGTTGTGACAAAAGATGGCTATATTCTTGGAATTTACAGAATTCCTCATGGAAGAGGATGTACAAGGAATACAG CTCCAAAGCCTATTGTGTATTTACAGCATGGCTTAATTGCATCAGCCAGTAACTGGATTTGCAACCTGCCTAGCGAGAGTCTGGCTTTCATTCTGGCAGATGCTGGTTATGATGTGTGGATGGGAAACAGCCGGGGAAATACCTGGTCcagaaaacacttaaaattttcaCCCAAATCACCAGAATTCTGGGCCTTTAG CTTGGATGAAATGGCAAAATATGACCTTCCAGACACAATCAATTTTATCATTGAGAAAACTGGGCAGGAGCGACTCTACTATGTGGGCCACTCCCAAGGCACCACCATCG ctTTCATAGCATTTTCTACAAATCCAGAGCTGGCTAAAAGGATCAAGATATTTTTTGCTTTGGCTCCAGTTATCACAGCGAAATACACCCAAAGTCCTATGAAAAGATTAACAACTCTTTCTAGAAAAGTGCTGAAG ATGCTGTTTGGTGACAAGATGTTCTATCCTCATACATTTTTTGACCAGTTTATTGCCACCAAGGTGTGCAACCGCAAGATATTTCAACGTATTTGCAgcaatttcatgttttctttgagTGGGTTTGATCCAAAAAACCTAAATATG AGTCGCTTGGATGTTTACTTGTCACATAGCTCTGCTGGAACATCTGTTCAGAACATGCTGCACTGGGCCCAG gctGTTAATACTGGTCGATTCCAAGCATTTGACTGGGGAAATCCTGATCAGAACATGAAGCACTTCCATCAG cttACACCACCTTTATACAACGTTACTAAGATGAACGTTCCAACTGCAGTGTGGAGTGGCAAACAGGACCGAGTGGCTGATCCCAAGGATGTGGAGAATTTACTCCCTAAAATTTCCAGACTTATTTATTATAAGTTAATTCCACACTACAATCATTTGGATTTTTACCTTGGTCAGGATGCCCCCCAGGAAATTTACCAAGACCTAATCAGATTAATGGAAGAATGTTcataa